The following proteins are co-located in the Camelina sativa cultivar DH55 chromosome 12, Cs, whole genome shotgun sequence genome:
- the LOC104731527 gene encoding polygalacturonase QRT3-like: MELRKTQMAMPVCLAMIMSLMVSQVVFAEKYSGSMSPHDRKLAEMQALKASLVRRNLPALVSPPPTPPQAVPGPRVYQVISYGADPTGKLDSTDAILKAMEEAFDGPSHGVLIAGVNDLGGARIDLQGGSYLISRPLRFPSAGAGNLLISGGTLRASNDFPVDRYLIELNDEKSKQQYIFEYITLRDLLFDCNYRGGAIAVINSLRTSIDNCYITRFGDTNGILVKRGHETYIRNSFLGQHITAGGDRGERNFSGTAVNLMGNDNAVTDTVIFSARIGVMISGQANLLSGVHCYNKATGFGGTGIYLKLPGLTQNRIVNSYMDYTGIVAEDPVQLQISGTFFLGDAFIVLKSITGLVRGVNIVDNMFSGSGNGVPIVQLDQTKTAFEDIDQVVVDRNSVNGMGAKSTVAKGSVDGNGTSWAVDFNPVLLFPDLINHVQYTLVASEAGAFPLHAVRIVSGNQVVVETNAPVAATVYVTVTH, translated from the exons ATGGAGCTAAGGAAAACTCAAATGGCCATGCCGGTTTGCTTGGCGATGATAATGAGTCTAATGGTGAGTCAAGTGGTCTTCGCCGAGAAATATTCAGGTTCAATGTCCCCTCATGACCGGAAACTAGCAGAAATGCAAGCCCTTAAAGCTTCATTGGTTCGTCGAAACCTACCGGCTTTAGTATCTCCTCCTCCTACCCCTCCTCAG GCAGTACCTGGTCCACGCGTGTATCAAGTGATATCATATGGTGCCGATCCCACAGGGAAATTGGATAGCACGGATGCGATATTAAAAGCAATGGAAGAAGCATTTGATGGTCCAAGTCATGGAGTGTTGATTGCAGGTGTAAATGATCTCGGAGGAGCAAGAATCGATCTTCAAGGTGGTAGCTACTTAATCAGCCGTCCTCTCCGCTTTCCCTCAGCCGGCGCCGGGAATCTCCTC ATCAGCGGAGGCACACTAAGAGCATCAAATGATTTCCCGGTGGATAGGTACTTAATCGAACTCAACGAcgagaaatcaaaacaacaatacATCTTCGAATACATTACTCTCAGAGATCTTCTCTTCGACTGCAACTACCGCGGCGGAGCAATCGCCGTCATCAACTCTCTCCGAACAAGCATAGACAACTGTTACATCACTAGGTTCGGCGACACTAACGGTATTCTAGTCAAAAGAGGACACGAGACTTACATCCGAAACTCGTTCCTCGGTCAACACATAACCGCCGGTGGAGACAGAGGAGAGAGAAACTTTTCCGGCACCGCCGTAAACCTGATGGGTAACGATAACGCCGTTACTGACACCGTTATATTTTCCGCCAGGATAGGGGTAATGATATCGGGACAAGCTAACTTATTATCAGGAGTGCACTGTTATAACAAAGCAACCGGGTTCGGAGGAACCGGGATTTATTTGAAATTACCCGGTTTAACTCAAAACCGGATTGTGAATTCGTATATGGATTATACCGGTATCGTCGCGGAAGACCCGGTTCAGCTACAGATTTCAGGGACGTTTTTTCTGGGAGACGCGTTTATTGTGTTGAAATCGATAACCGGATTGGTTCGAGGGGTTAACATTGTCGACAATATGTTTTCCGGTTCGGGTAATGGGGTCCCGATTGTGCAATTGGATCAAACGAAGACGGCGTTTGAAGACATTGATCAGGTGGTCGTTGATCGAAACAGTGTGAACGGTATGGGAGCTAAATCGACGGTGGCTAAAGGATCGGTCGACGGAAACGGTACGTCTTGGGCCGTTGATTTTAACCCGGTTTTGTTGTTCCCGGACTTGATCAACCACGTGCAGTACACACTGGTGGCGAGTGAAGCTGGCGCGTTTCCTCTACACGCGGTAAGGATCGTATCTGGTAACCAAGTTGTCGTTGAGACAAACGCTCCTGTTGCTGCGACAGTTTATGTAACAGTGACTCATTGA